A section of the Paenibacillus odorifer genome encodes:
- a CDS encoding LysR family transcriptional regulator, giving the protein MEFLQLQYFQAVARHEHMTKAAKELNVSQPSLSNSIQRLEKNLGVPLFERQGRNIKLNEFGKTYLQRVEQAFMELEEGQRELTDMAGLEHGVISIAATLPYVLPTLLKEFLTLHPHVRIIQRQLGSALEMRNDLESAAIDFCISSTPVTGPDIEWLTLAEEELCLTVPKNHRFANRKSISLIEAAGENFISLSSRYNFREISDEFCRQAGFEPQITFELEEVSAIQTLVEMGLGITFTLPLSLGRRSQNTEIVQLKITDPLCQRSFGIAWSRKHFLSQAAIHFRKFAVDFFSKPHEYN; this is encoded by the coding sequence ATGGAATTCCTTCAGCTTCAATATTTCCAGGCAGTTGCACGCCATGAACACATGACTAAGGCCGCAAAAGAATTAAATGTATCTCAGCCCTCCCTTAGTAATTCCATACAGCGTTTAGAGAAAAACTTAGGTGTTCCCTTATTCGAGCGACAAGGCAGAAATATAAAATTGAACGAATTCGGCAAAACCTATCTGCAACGTGTCGAGCAAGCTTTTATGGAACTTGAAGAAGGACAGCGTGAGCTCACAGATATGGCTGGACTTGAACATGGTGTAATTTCTATTGCGGCCACACTCCCGTATGTATTGCCCACTTTACTAAAAGAATTTCTTACCCTTCATCCGCATGTACGGATTATCCAACGCCAGCTTGGCTCTGCGTTAGAAATGAGAAATGATTTAGAGAGTGCAGCGATTGATTTTTGCATATCATCTACACCTGTTACCGGACCAGATATCGAGTGGCTTACCTTAGCAGAAGAAGAATTATGTTTGACTGTGCCCAAGAATCATCGCTTTGCTAATCGAAAGAGTATTTCTTTGATAGAAGCAGCAGGTGAGAATTTCATTTCTTTATCTTCTAGATATAATTTCCGTGAAATTTCAGATGAATTTTGCCGACAAGCTGGATTTGAACCTCAAATTACGTTCGAGCTTGAAGAAGTAAGCGCCATTCAAACCCTAGTAGAAATGGGACTAGGAATCACCTTCACCCTCCCTCTCTCCTTAGGCAGAAGAAGTCAAAATACCGAAATTGTTCAATTAAAAATAACAGATCCGCTATGTCAACGCTCTTTTGGCATCGCATGGAGCAGAAAGCACTTTTTATCGCAAGCAGCTATACATTTCCGGAAATTTGCTGTGGATTTTTTTAGTAAACCTCATGAATATAATTAA